One window of the Rhipicephalus microplus isolate Deutch F79 chromosome 2, USDA_Rmic, whole genome shotgun sequence genome contains the following:
- the LOC119162946 gene encoding uncharacterized protein LOC119162946 has translation MANASWTLAVLAAALLALFAEGSGAQMGMGAGCVPGQCMAQCQSVGSGVGSCSPQGCICGTSPGGGGRGGVTCNNARCLATCREYNPSVVRAYCSSTGSCKCEWLQPPHEPCNVLKCDRQCRMDSRKPLMNARCAPNGSCKCTYREMYG, from the exons ATGGCCAACGCCTCATGGACCCTCGCTGTACTGGCAGCTGCCTTGCTCG CATTGTTTGCGGAAGGCTCTG gAGCTCAAATGGGGATGGGAGCTGGATGTGTTCCCGGGCAATGCATGGCGCAGTGCCAGAGCGTAGGAAGCGGCGTGGGAAGTTGCTCGCCACAGGGATGCATCTGCGGCACGTCTCCCGGAGGG GGCGGGCGAGGGGGCGTGACGTGCAATAACGCGCGCTGCCTGGCGACCTGCCGGGAGTACAACCCTTCCGTTGTGAGGGCTTACTGCAGTAGCACGGGATCTTGCAAGTGCGAGTGGCTACAGCCG CCTCACGAGCCGTGCAACGTCCTCAAGTGTGACAGGCAGTGCCGCATGGATTCCAGGAAGCCGTTGATGAACGCCCGCTGCGCCCCCAACGGCTCCTGCAAATGCACCTACCGGGAG